TTTCGATACGAGTTGGTTTCCCCCTGTTTTGCTTGGCAAAACAGGGGGAAACCAACTGGCGTCAAAAGTTTTGGAGGGAGTCTGAGGGAACCTTTTACAAAAGGTTCCCTCAGCGCGACACCCCTTAAGAGACTTTCAATGCCTTGCGAACCGGCCCTCGAGCGAGGGCCGGTTCGCCGGGAGTTGGAGGTTTCCCCCGTGGGGGGGGACGACGCCGGTCACGGCGTCGCCGGTCCGCTGCGGCGGACGTTTTTTCCTTTTCTTAAGGAGGTTCGACAGAGATGAACTATCTGAAGACGGCGATCTTCATGGCCGCGCTCACGGCCCTGCTGGTCTTTATCGGCGATATGCTCGGCGGCAGGCAGGGGGCGCTCATGTTCCTCGTTCTCGCCGGCGTGATGAACTTCGGCACCTACTGGTTCAGCGACAAGATAGTGCTGCGCATGTACGGCGCAAAGGAGGTGGACGAGGCCGCTGCTCCGGGGCTCTACGCCCTGGTCCGCGAGCTCTCCATGAGGGCCGGCATACCCATGCCCAGGGTCTACATCATGGAGAACAACACGCCCAACGCCTTCGCCACGGGCCGAAACCCCGACCACGGCGTCGTGGCCGTCACCACGGGGCTCATGAACATGCTCAGCCGCGAGGAGCTCGCCGGCGTCATAGGCCACGAGCTCAGCCACATAAAGAACCGCGACATCCTCATATCGACCATTGCGGCCACCATTGCCGGCGCCATAAGCTACATGGCCCACATGGCCTACTACGTCTCGCTCTTCGGCGGCCGCGACGACGAGCGGGGCTCCAACCCCTTCGTCATGCTGGCCATGATGATAATCGCCCCCATCGCGGCCATGATAATACAGATGGCCATATCGCGCTCCCGCGAGTACGAGGCCGACAGCGGCGGCGCCGAGATAGCCGGAAACCCCCTCTATCTCGCCGAGGCGCTCAAGAAGCTCGACTACTACAGCAAGCGCGTGCCCATGATGGACGCCAACGAGGCGACGGCCCACATGTTCATCGTCAACCCCCTGAGCGGAGGCTCGCTCATGAAGCTCTTCAGCACCCACCCGCCCATCGAGGAACGGGTGCGCAGGCTTCAGGCCATGGCGGGCGGCGGCCTCGGCGCCGCCTGAGCCCGTCGGCCCGGCGAAGAGGAGCAAGGCGGCCCCGCGCATATCGAGGGTCCCGTCACGAGACGACAAGGCCCGCATCCTCGCGAGGATGCGGGCCTCTTTTGTTCGTCATCACGGCCGGGGGGCGGCCGCCGCTTAATGGTGGGAGCTGTCGTCGGTGAAGCTTTCGAGGAAGTCGTCGAGCGCCTTGCGGTACTCATCCTTCATGTCGAGGAAGCGGATGCCGTAGCGGATGAGGCCGCTCTTGGCCGACGGCGAGCGCGCATCGTAGCTTACGGGCTGTTCGCGCACGACCTCGCCGGTGATCCTCACCTGCGAGTTGTTCTCCGGCACCAGGAAGGAGAAGTTGACCACCGCCCCCACCGGTATGGCGTGGCTCGTTTCTATGAGCACGCCCGAGTTCGACATGTTCACCGTGTTGCAGATGAAGGTCTCGTCCTTGCCCGGCTCGGTCTCGGTCGTGATGTTGGCGAGGATCTTGAGACCCTTGCGCGGCGCTATGACTACGTAATTCTTCGAGTCCTGCTTCATCGCCCCTCCACCGGGGGAGCCTCTCCGAAAAGGCCCCGTTCCCCTTTCAAAGACTTTTCGTCCCGGCCGCAGGGGGCCTCCGCCCGGGAGCGCCGCGCGGCCAAGGGGGCTCGCAGAGCGAAGGCCTCCTCAGAAACGGCGGAGCCACCCCATGTATTCCTCCCTGCGGCCCTTGACTATGTCGAAGAAGGTCGACTGTATTTCCCTTGTCACCGGTCCGGGCCCGCCTTCGCCTATCTTCCTGTCGTCTAT
This sequence is a window from Deltaproteobacteria bacterium. Protein-coding genes within it:
- the htpX gene encoding zinc metalloprotease HtpX is translated as MNYLKTAIFMAALTALLVFIGDMLGGRQGALMFLVLAGVMNFGTYWFSDKIVLRMYGAKEVDEAAAPGLYALVRELSMRAGIPMPRVYIMENNTPNAFATGRNPDHGVVAVTTGLMNMLSREELAGVIGHELSHIKNRDILISTIAATIAGAISYMAHMAYYVSLFGGRDDERGSNPFVMLAMMIIAPIAAMIIQMAISRSREYEADSGGAEIAGNPLYLAEALKKLDYYSKRVPMMDANEATAHMFIVNPLSGGSLMKLFSTHPPIEERVRRLQAMAGGGLGAA